AAAATGTTATGAATTATTTTTTGATATAGAGTTTTTGGATCGTATTGTTTTGACCTATactagcagagatgcggatgttgcggtggttttgcgggcacacaaggagggatagagtccggaacgaagttattcgggatagggtcggagtggcaccaattgaggagaaacttacccagcatcggctgagatggtttggacatatccaacgaaggcctcctgagacgccggtgcgtaatggggttcttgagcgggtcgacaatgtaaagaggggtagaggtagacctaaactgacgtgggatgagtcggttaagagagaccttaaggattggaatatctctaaagagatagctttggataggagcgcttggagactagctatcaatgtgcctgaacattgaacttatttctttcgggtttcatctctagtctaccccaacttgcttgggaaaaaaggctatattgttgttgttgttgttgttgttgtattgttTTGACCTAGATGAGACTCAAAAATCAAAATGAAGTTTAGGGATCGGGATGACACAACtaaacaagtttgaggacctaaacGGGTGATTActaagtttagggaccaataTGATACAGCcgaacaagtttgaggaccgaGATAACCCTGATGAATaagtttgaggacctaaacggtcgatttgcaagtttagggaccgggatgacacagctgtacaagtttagggaccgatgATGAATTTTACTCTTTTCCCTAAAACCACTGACGGCCATAGCTAATAAAAAAAAGGTGTACTTAAACATTTGGGGAAGGGAATTCTAGACAGCCTTCCCCTTGCAAAATGCTAATAGCTAATAGGACCTCCAGGCCACAAGTGGAGAATCTCTACCACTGCACCACATCTGCCCTTCACAGCCATAGCTAATAATTCCATGCAACATATGTAGTCCTTTCTGGATTGTGCATGATATGATACACTGGATTTGGTGAGCTGCACTTATTATCTTCTTGTATCATTCAATGAAGGTTTTTTCAGTCAAGTAAATAAGTAGAACGTTTCCTTCATTAAATGTCTTTTTTGATTGGTAAGACTCACTTTTTTGCACTATTGagtttttctgaatttttccaACCACCAAAAACTTTATTGCATTGCTTttcaatttctgaaatttctttTATCTGATTTTGATTCCCTTTACTATATTATTATTTCTGATTTTCATATATTATTTTCTTTCATAATATGTTATATTCCTGATTCCCTTTTTATAGTTGATTTTCATCTTATATGATCTGTTTACATGTCCTACATATGTTGATATGTACTTCAGTTTTCTCAACTTCATTTCATTATGTTTTAGCTGGTGAATTGTTCCAAAAGTTTATTGCTGCAGCCTTGACTAAAACTTCTATTCATATTCAGATATACCATGGAGCGCCCTCGATTTAGTGATCATCTTGAAGCAATCAAATTTATCTGCAAAGACTTTTGGTCAGAGCTGTTCAAGAAGCAGATTGATAATCTGAAAACAAATCACAGGGTAATGCACAGAATACCTCATGCCTGATTTCTTCCTTCTTATTAGAAAACTCAGATTTCTTGGACTACTGTATATGCAGGGTACCTTTGTCCTTCAAGATAACCGTTTCCGGTGGCTTACTCGTGTTTCTCTAGATCCATCTGCAGAGAGCACAGATGCAACTGACAATGACTCTGCACCATTGGGTGATACTGCAGCCCAAACAACAAGCATGCTTCTGTATTTCCCATGCGGGTTAATAAGAGGTGCCTTGACCAACTTAGGAATTTCGTGCTCCGTCTCTGCAGATATGTCAAACCTTCCAGCATGTAAGTTGAG
The nucleotide sequence above comes from Panicum virgatum strain AP13 chromosome 3K, P.virgatum_v5, whole genome shotgun sequence. Encoded proteins:
- the LOC120700239 gene encoding trafficking protein particle complex subunit 6b-like isoform X1 encodes the protein MVREVAESCVDGVVMEMVAAYCGRFYAAKPELAARRIEAIGFQVGHQLSERYTMERPRFSDHLEAIKFICKDFWSELFKKQIDNLKTNHRGTFVLQDNRFRWLTRVSLDPSAESTDATDNDSAPLGDTAAQTTSMLLYFPCGLIRGALTNLGISCSVSADMSNLPAYRLSESWWSYP
- the LOC120700239 gene encoding trafficking protein particle complex subunit 6b-like isoform X2, translating into MVREVAESCVDGVVMEMVAAYCGRFYAAKPELAARRIEAIGFQVGHQLSERYTMERPRFSDHLEAIKFICKDFWSELFKKQIDNLKTNHRGTFVLQDNRFRWLTRVSLDPSAESTDATDNDSAPLGDTAAQTTSMLLYFPCGLIRGALTNLGISCSVSADMSNLPACSFVVRIKT